A genomic window from Haliaeetus albicilla chromosome 10, bHalAlb1.1, whole genome shotgun sequence includes:
- the B3GNT9 gene encoding UDP-GlcNAc:betaGal beta-1,3-N-acetylglucosaminyltransferase 9 isoform X2 — protein MSNANYIQMCLLGSLLLRRYRGDTGSALSNGIWTLVPGSSNTAFNSPRNTAETMRVRLKGDAICTLFLLVALCSLLYSQLEHLVPVGNKEPTQKKPSVTPKILSDPRAPWRLMPAEATVPRPQVTPIVRRTEVANDRVQTTTPSPLTDSAFNFKRYLLDKDNRNFNLLINQPKKCRKTPGGPFLLIVIKSVVEDFDRREIVRKTWGREGLVNGEQIQRVFLLGTPKNRTVLATWETLIHQESQTYRDILLWDFMDTFFNLTLKEIHFLNWAAEFCHNVKFIFKGDADVFVNVENIVDFLERHDPTEDLFVGDIIYNARPIRVRKSKYYIPETMYGLSIYPAYAGGGGFLLSSRTMRKLSRACREVELFPIDDVFLGMCLQRINLKPILHEGFKTFGIVKPSAAPHLQTFDPCFYKDLMVVHSLKVAEIWLMWNLLHSPHLSCTQKKQVKKPFQWKKKAQITQATPLR, from the coding sequence ATGGACACTGGTGCCAGGCAGCTCAAACACAGCTTTTAACAGTCCCAGAAACACCGCGGAGACAATGAGAGTTCGTCTCAAAGGGGATGCAATCTGTACGCTCTTCCTGCTGGTAGCGCTTTGCTCTCTACTCTACTCCCAGCTGGAACATTTAGTCCCGGTAGGAAACAAGGAGCCAACACAGAAGAAGCCTTCAGTAACACCGAAAATACTCTCTGACCCCAGAGCACCTTGGAGACTGATGCCAGCAGAGGCAACAGTACCCAGACCCCAGGTAACTCCCATCGTTAGACGAACAGAAGTGGCCAACGACAGGGTCCAAACTACAACTCCATCCCCGTTGACTGATTCTGCCTTCAACTTCAAGCGCTATCTCCTAGACAAGGATAACAGGAACTTCAATCTCCTCATTAACCAGCCCaagaaatgcaggaaaacacCTGGAGGTCCCTTTCTGCTCATTGTTATCAAATCGGTAGTTGAAGACTTTGACAGACGTGAGATTGTCCGGAAGActtggggcagggagggttTGGTGAATGGGGAGCAGATCCAGCGAGTGTTCCTCCTGGGAACACCAAAGAATAGGACAGTGCTGGCAACATGGGAAACCCTGATCCACCAGGAGAGTCAGACATACCGGGACATTTTACTCTGGGACTTCATGGACACTTTCTTCAATCTGACCCTGAAGGAGATCCATTTCCTGAACTGGGCTGCTGAATTCTGCCACAAcgtgaaatttatttttaaaggtgatGCCGATGTTTTTGTCAACGTCGAGAACATTGTTGACTTCCTGGAGAGACATGACCCCACTGAGGACCTCTTTGTTGGGGACATCATCTACAATGCCCGCCCTATCCGTGTCCGAAAGAGCAAATACTATATCCCAGAGACCATGTATGGGCTAAGCATCTATCCAGCCtatgcaggaggaggagggtttTTGCTGTCCAGCCGCACCATGAGGAAGCTCTCTAGGGCCTGCAGAGAGGTGGAACTCTTCCCCATTGATGATGTCTTTTTGGGCATGTGCTTACAGAGAATCAACCTCAAACCCATTTTGCATGAAGGATTCAAGACCTTTGGCATTGTCAAGCCTTCTGCTGCCCCACACCTACAGACATTTGACCCCTGTTTTTACAAAGATCTCATGGTAGTTCACAGTCTGAAAGTTGCTGAGATCTGGCTAATGTGGAACCTGCTCCACAGCCCACATCTTTCCTGTACTCAGAAGAAGCAAGTGAAGAAGCCTTTccaatggaaaaagaaagctcaAATAACACAGGCAACACCGCTCAGATAA
- the B3GNT9 gene encoding UDP-GlcNAc:betaGal beta-1,3-N-acetylglucosaminyltransferase 9 isoform X1: MRVRLKGDAICTLFLLVALCSLLYSQLEHLVPVGNKEPTQKKPSVTPKILSDPRAPWRLMPAEATVPRPQVTPIVRRTEVANDRVQTTTPSPLTDSAFNFKRYLLDKDNRNFNLLINQPKKCRKTPGGPFLLIVIKSVVEDFDRREIVRKTWGREGLVNGEQIQRVFLLGTPKNRTVLATWETLIHQESQTYRDILLWDFMDTFFNLTLKEIHFLNWAAEFCHNVKFIFKGDADVFVNVENIVDFLERHDPTEDLFVGDIIYNARPIRVRKSKYYIPETMYGLSIYPAYAGGGGFLLSSRTMRKLSRACREVELFPIDDVFLGMCLQRINLKPILHEGFKTFGIVKPSAAPHLQTFDPCFYKDLMVVHSLKVAEIWLMWNLLHSPHLSCTQKKQVKKPFQWKKKAQITQATPLR; encoded by the coding sequence ATGAGAGTTCGTCTCAAAGGGGATGCAATCTGTACGCTCTTCCTGCTGGTAGCGCTTTGCTCTCTACTCTACTCCCAGCTGGAACATTTAGTCCCGGTAGGAAACAAGGAGCCAACACAGAAGAAGCCTTCAGTAACACCGAAAATACTCTCTGACCCCAGAGCACCTTGGAGACTGATGCCAGCAGAGGCAACAGTACCCAGACCCCAGGTAACTCCCATCGTTAGACGAACAGAAGTGGCCAACGACAGGGTCCAAACTACAACTCCATCCCCGTTGACTGATTCTGCCTTCAACTTCAAGCGCTATCTCCTAGACAAGGATAACAGGAACTTCAATCTCCTCATTAACCAGCCCaagaaatgcaggaaaacacCTGGAGGTCCCTTTCTGCTCATTGTTATCAAATCGGTAGTTGAAGACTTTGACAGACGTGAGATTGTCCGGAAGActtggggcagggagggttTGGTGAATGGGGAGCAGATCCAGCGAGTGTTCCTCCTGGGAACACCAAAGAATAGGACAGTGCTGGCAACATGGGAAACCCTGATCCACCAGGAGAGTCAGACATACCGGGACATTTTACTCTGGGACTTCATGGACACTTTCTTCAATCTGACCCTGAAGGAGATCCATTTCCTGAACTGGGCTGCTGAATTCTGCCACAAcgtgaaatttatttttaaaggtgatGCCGATGTTTTTGTCAACGTCGAGAACATTGTTGACTTCCTGGAGAGACATGACCCCACTGAGGACCTCTTTGTTGGGGACATCATCTACAATGCCCGCCCTATCCGTGTCCGAAAGAGCAAATACTATATCCCAGAGACCATGTATGGGCTAAGCATCTATCCAGCCtatgcaggaggaggagggtttTTGCTGTCCAGCCGCACCATGAGGAAGCTCTCTAGGGCCTGCAGAGAGGTGGAACTCTTCCCCATTGATGATGTCTTTTTGGGCATGTGCTTACAGAGAATCAACCTCAAACCCATTTTGCATGAAGGATTCAAGACCTTTGGCATTGTCAAGCCTTCTGCTGCCCCACACCTACAGACATTTGACCCCTGTTTTTACAAAGATCTCATGGTAGTTCACAGTCTGAAAGTTGCTGAGATCTGGCTAATGTGGAACCTGCTCCACAGCCCACATCTTTCCTGTACTCAGAAGAAGCAAGTGAAGAAGCCTTTccaatggaaaaagaaagctcaAATAACACAGGCAACACCGCTCAGATAA